The genomic window CCGCACCAGGAGGAATAGTTAATGAAAATCCGTAGCATTCAATTTTGCTTCCCAATTCGTCCACGTCCTCTTCGACAGTTTGGGTTCTTGTAAATTTTAATGTCATCTCTCTCCATCGAAGAGAAAAGCTAGCAGAAAATTCCTCACCTTGAAGTGAAGCAGCCTACACAGTagaattttattaattaagcattTATAGGAGTCATGTAAAGACATTGTTAGACCTTTGCAGCAGTAGCAGGCGCAGTAGCATCTACGTTTTCTTCTGCCCGTGAAACGTAATGAGCTACTTCAAAAACAGCAGAATTCAAAATGGTCCATACATCCGTATTATGATGTTTCAGTATGCTGAGAAACAGGTCAAAAGACGAAGGTCCTTTTTTCGGTAGAATATCAAGGAGCAGCTTTTGGCGTTCAGCATGCGACAGCATGTCTCTTCTAAAACTAGAAAGTGAGCTCCGCTCTTCGGAACTAATTAGTCCATTTTCATATAAACGGTCATACAGTGTGAGAGAGTCGCGCCAATTAGCTACCACTTCTGAAAAGAACGACTCATTGATTAGCAGCCAACGCTTATCATTATGCTCTTCCTCGCGCTTCCTAAGCATTTTGACGACAACAGATTCTTGCCCTTCCGCATCCGAAAGCACCTTCAGAAACCTCTCGTAGGATCTTAGCCCCTTTTGCGGAAGAATGTTGATAAGCAGCACTTTGGACTGttcagaaggagaaagacTGCGTAGCAATTTGTACTCTTTGTTACTTATAAGATGCGAAGCAAAGAGGTGATCAAGACAAGGAAGCCAAACTTCCGCTATATCTGACAAAAGTGGCTGAACGTACTCCCATCGGGGATTCTTGcccattttcttctctcgtaATGAATCCCGGTCACTTGTTTCAACTTCCTCAGGATGTGGATAAAAATTAAACATCCGTGCAACCCTTGGTTGCTCATTCAGCATTGCAAAAAGCTTGTCGTACACTTTTCGTCCCAGTTTTTCTGGCAGAAGTTCAACAAGCAGAGTGCGGCATTGCTCCAATCGAGACAGAGTGCGGAGATACACATATTCTCTTGGAGTGACGAGACGCTGCCAGAAAATCTTCTCAAGATTAGGAACCCAGGTGTCAACCAATTTCGGCAAGATCGGTCGAACAACGGAATCCCATCGAGGATCCCACTCCCATCGAGGATCCCACTCCCATTCAGGATCCCACTCCCATTCCCGTCGAGAATGTAAACACCTGTAAGGATAAAAATCCCGTCGAGGAATACAATCATCTTGATCCAAAACCGGTCGAGATTCTAAACCATATCTTGAAAAATCTTGCCGAAGACGACAAATGACATCGGCCGCCTCCTCTGAGTCCTCATACGACGAATAAGGAGCATCTTGGCTGAGTTCAGATGCTTTAGACTCACTATCGTTATGAACTTGAAGAGGCCATTTGCTGGCTTCCCTTACCGCCTCGGCGATCAACTTCGATGCTTTGTTCCTCTCTAGCACCGCGAGAAAAGCATTGAACGTCCCTTTACCCTTCCCCGGCAAAATTTCAAGCAACGTTTTGCACTGGTTAGGCGAGGAAAGTTCGCGCAGCGATCTGTATTCTGTTTCACTGACAAGATCCGACGATAAGAGCTCGTCTAGGTCTGGACGCCAATAAGCGACCAAATCCGACAAGACAGGTTGAACAAGCGACCATTCACGATCACGATCTGACGTAGAACTCATTCTCTACTCAGTTCAGTATACGGGTCTTAcgattgatgacgtcattattgtAAATGGGAGAATAATCCGCGACTTGCTTTTCAGAAGCCGCTATATAACCGGGGGTTGCCAGAGACTCGTTGCCTCCCCAAAGAAAGACATAAAGTGCAGAAAAATTACCCTGGGCTTCAATGCAAATtctaaaattgaaaatcgtGCAGAAAAGAGACAGCCAGCAAAAAAAAAGCAGATGCAGCAACCCTACGACAAAGTTAGTGTAAACAATTTATTTTGGAGAATCAAAGGTTGGATTCTCCTGATTCGGATCCACCTGTTGATATGTCAGGTTATTGTAGGCAACGTCATCGACCTGATCAGTCGATGAAAACAGCGGATTTCCTTCAGACACACTAACGTGAGACGAGGAAGACTCGCAGGCTTGAATGCTGACAGCTACAAGAAAAGCACTGTAACACAGTCATACACACGTATCTTATTCTTATGAACCAAGAACTTTATTCTCGCCCAGACTTTCCGCTTCACCGCTGGCATCTTGCGAAGAAACAGGTTCGTCAACTCTATTGAGGGTTACAAGTACGGAATGCCAAAAGAGGTTACAGAAAATATCCTGAATTAAAGAAAGGCTTATTTATGCCTTACCTTTTATGATGTAGGCCTAAGTCCGCCTCTGGCCTTCTGCTACTTTCGGTTAATGAGACTGATCTTGATTCCCGAATAGCCGTCGTTGAAGGGCTGGCGGCGTTTTCAATAACTCCATTTTCAAATGAAGAATGAGTTTCGTTGGCAGCAGTTTGCAACAGAGGAGTTCTTTCAGTAGCGTCTCTGGAAAATGCATTTTGTCTCCTCCCAAATCTTGCTGCATATACAATATCGTATACCTTTCCCTTTCGCTGTTCACTTCAACCGGCTCTGCCAAACTGCGTTCATGACTGGGGGACGGATGCTGGTCATGTCCGGGGCGTCCTCTTCCTGTAACTATAAATGTGAACATGATGATCAAGACGACACAATGAGTACAATCACTTCgtaaatttcgcattttccGAAAGCAATTGCGCCAAAACACAACCGAATCCTTAAAAGTTTGCCTGACAGTCCAACTCCAAAGCATATAGAGAAGGGGGGTCAGAGCGCTTAATGACGCAAAATCTAATGCAAGAATGAACAACGACTCGTGCTCGGCAAGAGTCTTATTATCGTCAAAAATGATTAGCATTGcctaaaataaatgaatttgTCAATAATTTAACTGCACTTTCGTTGTAGACTTACTGCTAACGGAAGCCACGTAATATAAAAAAGTACAAAAAAGCTTAGGAGCATTCTTGTAGCCATCATCTCCCTCAGAAACTATTGAAAAATGTTGATTTGTCCGTTGTTACCTCTTTCAAGCTGCACATCATCTTGTGTTGCAAGTAATTGACTGTTTTGTGTCCTCTTTGCTTGAAGAAGACATCCCAATAAGAGGACGTCAGTCACAAATAGGAAACAAGCAAAACAGAGCAAAAATAATCTCCTCCTataatagaaaataaaacacGCGTTAGATAACCAACACTGTAATATTTAATGATGAATACGTGTATCTGCTACTAAGTCGTACCATCCAGTAATGATGAAGAAGCATCCAAATTGTGAATCAGAATTGCCAATTGAAAATGACAAAAACATGAACATGAccgagaaaaatgaaaatataACAACTCTTGCTCGCCTTGCGTCAGAACCGCTCACGTGTCTGAGAGCATAAATACGCCAGAATCTAAGGTTACCTTTCTTTAATTTTCTGCTTTGATCATCCACTTGCGATTCTATGTTGCTGATTTTTGTTTGATTGCCGGCGACAATGTCCACAAAGACGAAAATAGATGATTCTTAttcttatttttatttctcccTCATCATTTCGACGTTTAATTTCGAATCCGTTCTCTCCGACGTCTCTTTTCCACTctgaaatcaaataattaatattcaATCACCACTACTATTTACGGAAATATAAACAGCATCTACAGTATTTGTAAAACATATGATAGTGGTTTAGTAATTAATTCTGTTCTACCGGGTTTAGAatcaaggaggaggaaaaaacgcTACGACAAACGCATTGaaccacggattgtagagactgtctctacaatccgtgatTGAACCAGCTGACGCGTTTGTCTTGGAAAAGGAAGTCAAAGACTTATTAGCAATCGTAGAGAACTAGTTTTATTACTTGTAAGAGCAGTCAGGCTTGAAATTATAAAAGGGTCTATAAGAAAATGTCAAACACTTCACAGTGACAACTTGGGACAaagtaaataattttaaaatctATGTTTATCTAAGCAGCGTCATCCTATAGGGCAAAAGCATGAagtataaaaaataaaaagtagAAAATACCTGAATACTTAACAGAAATTTTTCGGATATCTAATCCGAACTTCCAAAAACGTCACTAACTGTTTTGTTCTTCCGCTCTTTACGAAGAGCTTGGCACAAACGATCAACGGTGGCTGACTCGCTTTTGCTTTCCATCCAATACAATAGCATTTGGTATGGTTTCTCCCTTGCCTCTCTCTCATTAACGTCAATCCttttgatttcgttttcgtctataTCAAGTTTCCTCGCAACGTGTTTCCAATCCTTCACGATACGATCAGCTACGCCTTGAAGCTCCTCTGTTGTTGGCTTTCGATTAACGTTCACCAATTCTGATTCTAAATATTTTTGCAGCAATATTATTAGATCAGAACTATCTTTTCAGCTACTATTACCATTACGCTTATCAGTAGTATAAGGCGGCCGTTTTTGAAGCGATTCATGTAtaccttcgtttcttcgagTCCTTTTCGCACCGTGAAAAACCTCTGCCATATATTCATCACTTCTCTTTTCATCTACAAAACTGAAAAACAGAATTAGAACCAAACGAGACAATGATGAGACTTGCTTGTCAGTCGTCACTAACTTAAAAACATTAGTAGTAAGGCTAATATTCTTGAAACTGTGATCTTCTGCAACGGCACCTGGTCCAGAAGCTGCTACTGATCCGAAATTGAATTCTTGATGACTTGAGGATTCCTGCAAAAATTACTAAATATTAGTTGACCTAAACACAAAATTGTCTCTAACGGAATTGGCCGCCGTCGTGCGTTCCCTCTCATGGTCACAACTTCTAAAAACACAATCAAAcgatttttagaaaaaacgAATGTACCTATTCAGCCGCACCTCTCCGCCGTATCGGCACCGGCACCAAACCACACTTTCATACGACGCAGctcttcgtcaacgacgtGCTTGGTCTCGTCAACTAAATGCCACGAGTCTTCGTCGGCGCTGAATCCTTCAATCTCGGCAAGAGTGTTCTGCAATTTGTctccttcctttctttctctaacTTGGCAATAAAACTCAGTTTGCAATCCTGGCATCCCGCGTTTCTTTGCGTCGTCTACGCTAGCAATTATCCACTGCCGCAATTCACTGCAACGTTGCCGTAAAGAGACCAGTTGCGCCTCAGTTGGACGTCCTCGCTCAGTTTCTGAAAAAACGGTCAAGCAGATGCAGTTCTGGATGCCCAAGTAAAGAAACTCTGCGTTGACGCCCCCCACAGGTCGCAGCGGAAACACGAGCCTATTCCGCGACATATTGGTTGGAGCCTTTTTGAAATACTCTCCACTGGAAATAATTCGCGCGGccaagcgaaagaagagcggctCGGGAAAACAGAGGACGTCCCTGGCGGAAATAACGAGAGGAAGCGGAAATGCGTCCTGACCGGAGGAGAAACTTTTGTCGTACTGTGTTTCACCGTCGAAATTATTCTGCAAAAAGCAGGGAGCGAAGTGTCCGTCTTCCTTCTCAACCAGAACATCGAAGTGGCGAAGAATGCCTTTGGCCGACTCGTAGTCACGTTCTTCTACTTCGGCTTGCTTCAGAAGATAATTAACCAGGTAGGAAGAAAGATGACCACTTTGTTTCGCCTTCTGCCAGTCTGTTCTCGCCTTGGCCTGCTTAGGTTTAGAGTGAGCTGAACCGAAAAATGAGGCGAGAACGTGGACCAGCCATTGGGTATCGTGAAAGACAAACTTTTCAAGAAAGGAAACTTCCGGAAAGTAGAACGCAGCGCCCACGTTTGTCAAGTGGACAAGCGCTTCTTTTAGTTCGCTTTCCTCGCCATCAGAAGGAATGCAACAGATTTTTGCGACTTCTCTtatttcttcgatttctgaCACAGAACGCTTGGTTATGCTCTTGAGCTCTCCCAGaacgtcttcaaatttcaacCATCGCGCTGGTtgttccttttctttcttccagAAGCTGTTGCTCATTTTGTTGACTTCACCCCTAATTTCCCTTGCAGTGGGGTCTTCGTCAGCTGTACCCGATGTCTCATtttcgacgaggaagaaatTGTTGTCAGACTGCGACGGATAAATAAAGTGTCCCTGAACATTCTCGCCGGAAAATATGGCATCGACCGAATCGTTGTTCTTTTGAATAACGTCAACGGCTGTTCCTCTTGTTGCCTCTGCTTTTCTGCGATGAGTGGCCACTAGAAAGATAGGAGGAAAATTGACGTCTTCCGCCTCGCCAAGAAACGAGCTTGTCAGCTGCGGAGAATGCGCTACGTGCACGGACGAAGACCAATGTTTCAGAAAGTCCTTGTTGGTCTTCATGCGACAGAGCGTTTGATCAAGTGAAATGATATGCCCATCTTCTGCGTTTTGACGGTAAACGGATTTTGCTTTGTCGGAGAGAAGCTCTGCCCCGTTGAAAACCAGCACGTACATGGAAAGAGCACCAGAGGGCATTAGGGCTGCATGGGCTGTTAGAAACGGTTCTTGCCCGCCAAAGTCAGAGATGGTCATTAGTGACACTCTTGACTGGTTTCCAATTCGTGTTGGATCGTCTACTATTTCTTGTATTTGATTCCGATGCTCTTGAGCCAACTTACTTGGGTTGTCTGCAAGTGGCTTGTCCACTTTGTCATCTAAACCAATAAGCTtctaaattaaatttagTAAAAATCACAAGCTAAAATATTCTAACCTTCAGATGAATCAGAGCTATTTGGAAACAATTCTGAAGTATTTTTATGCTCCTCAGTTTGCTTTTCTAATCTACAGATAATAAAGACTGGCAAAATTCTCAGGTGAAATTTAGGTCTTACTTTCTCTCAGCACTTCCATACATCTGATTCAGCATTTCTTTGTGCTCTTTATGACTCAGTAACCGCCATTGGAAAGCATCTCCCTCAGCAACACTGCTGTGAGACTTTACCATAGTGACACTAGCCTTGCTAAAGTCAATGCCACAGGTGCTGGCCTGCTCTTCAAACTTCTCACCAAGAAGAAGTCGGACAAGACAAGTCTTCCCCACTCCATCCTGGCCTATGACGTTTACACGAACTCGAGCAACTTTCACCGCACCTTCTATAAGAAGACGACTAATTGAAAATGTGCTTGCAAAAATTTACTAGTACTGTAATAGCATTTAGCTAATTACCCTCAAGCATTTTCCCTTCTGAGTCTCTTCGCTGTGTTGGCTCAGGCGTCACTGTTAACTGGGTCTGTCTCGTTAATTTTGCGTACAATCGCCATAAATCGCGCTGCTCTGTCGAATTCATATccaaaggaaaaagaatctGATACGATGCCGATTGAGCAATGACGCGGGGAATATATTCGGGTTGGCGAGGCccaaaaaaaattggaaTAAACTTCCCGGCGGTCGGTTCCTTTGTGAGACATCCGTAAATAATCCGACCTTCGAAGCGACTTCCGAGCCCTTTTTGGGAACCCTCATCCGCCTCCTGGGTGACGTAATGAAAGTAGGAGGGCGTACACACCATGAGAACGTAGTCGCATTCGACGATTTGGCGCTCCATCCATTGAGGCCAGCTGTTGGGCGGATCGTCTTCGTAATATTGATCGATTCTGCAGTCGATTCCGCGATGTCTTAGGTAGTTGGAAAGATTGACCGCGTGAGCGCAATGCaaagtgcgacgacgatcacgaTCGCTCCTGTCCACGACAGCGTCGATAGGTAGGGGATCGTGACAGTAACTTACGAACACTTTCATGACAGACATTTAGGGTTACGTACTAGCGTGCGCACTGCGGGAATTAAATTTCGCGAAATTTAGTGTTCACAAAAATTTCTTGGAAGCACATGCAAAAGTCACCATCCGCGAAATTCAGAGTCGTCAATTGACAAAACATGAAGTCAGAAGATGGCtcagaaaaatgaaaatataATGATCGCACATGCTGTATCCACCACTTGCGAGAGGCGTGTGTGCGTTTGCTTTTAGACACAtacaataaataaactaGTAGTATTGTGCGACAAAAAGGATTTCCTAAACAAAGAGTTCCAGTCATAACAGCAGTACCCTTGTTAATTAGCCCCCCTGCAACGCCAATCAGCGACACTCGAAGTGCATTATCGACGGTATTTACTCCCAAGACTACTGACGTGCCGTTGACGCACGCCAGAGACTCGTTTCCTCCCCAAAGAATAGACATGAAGTGCAGGAAAATCCGGGAGTGATATCGTGGACATTGATGCAAATtctaaaattgaaaatcatgcagaaaagagacagccagcaaaaaaagaaaagcaggtGCAGCAACCCTACGACAAAGTTAGTGCAAACCATTTATTTCGGAGAATCATAGGTTGGATTCTCCTGGTTCGGATCCACCTGTCGATATGTTGGGTCATCATAGGCATCGACCCGATCAGTTGATGAAAACAGCGGATTCACTTTGGACGCACCAACGTCAGACAAAGAAGACTCACAGGCTTGAATGCTGACAGCTACAAGAAAAGCACTGTAACGCAGTCATACACGTATCATACTCGTATGAACCAAGAACTTTGTTCTCGTCCAGACTTTCCGCTTTGCCGCTGGCATCTTGCGAAGAAACAGGTTCGTCAACTCCATTGGGGGTTACAAGTACGGAATGCCAAAAGAGGTTACAGAAAATATCCTgaataagaaaaaaggcTTATTTATGCCTTACCTTTTATGATGTAAGTCCGCCTCTGGCATTCTGCTGCTTTCGGATAATGACACTGATCTTGATTCCTGAatagtcgacgtcgttgaaggACTGGCGGCGTTTTCAATGGCTCCATTTTCAAATGAAGAATGAGTGTCGTCGGCAGCATTTTGCAACAGAGGAGTTCTTTCAGGAGCGTCTCTGGGAAATGCATTTTGTCTCCTCCTAAATCTTGCTGCATATAAAATATCGCATACCTTTCCCTTTCGCTGTTCACTTCAACCGTATCTGCCGAACTGCGTTTACGACTGAGGGACGGATGCTGGTCATGTCCGGGGCGTCCTCTTCCTGTAACAATAAATGTGAACATGATGCAACAAGACAACACAGTGAGCACAATCACTTCGTAAACTTTGCATATTCCAAAAGCAACTGCACCAACAGAAAGCTGCCTCCCTAAACGTTTGCCTGACACTCCAACTCCAAAACATATAGAGAAAGGGAGTCAGACCGCTTACTAAAAAGGCAAAATCTAATGCAAGAATGAACAACGACTCGTGCTTGGCAAGACTATTATAATCGTCAAAAATGATTAACATTGCCTAAAATAAATGCATTTGTCAATAATTTAATTGCACATTCGTTGTAGACTTACTGCTAACGGAAGCCACGcaatacaaaaaaacgcaaaaatgcttagaaGCATTCTTGTAGCCATCATCTCCCTCAGAAACTGATGAAAACTGTTGATTTGTCTGCTGTTACCTCTTTCAAGTCGCACATCATCTTGTAATAGACTGTTTTGTGTCCTCTTTGCTTGCAGAAGACATCCCAATAGGAGGACGTCAGTCACAAATAGGAAACAAGCAAAACAGAGCAAAAACAATCTCCTCCTataatagaaaataaaacacTCATTAGATAACCAACTACACTGAAATATTTAATGATGAATTCGGGTATTTGCTTCTGAGTCATACCATCCAGTAACGATGAAGAAGCATCCAAGCTGTGAATCAGAATTGCCAATTGAATATGACAAAGACATGAATAAGGCccagaaaaataaaaatataacAATCATCCTACACATCCAGCACCTGCGAGAGGTTGGTACGCGTTCCGGGTCGCTTCTCAACACATACAATAAGTAGGCTAGTAGTATTGTGTGACGAAAAGGATTCCCTAAACAAATAGTTCCGGTCAAAACAGCAATAGCCTCGTTAGACAGACGTATATCTGTCGCATCGTTTCCGAAACTACTCTCTTTGAACGAAGCTCCAAGAAGGACATAATCGAGATAttcaaaaaggaagaaaagcaaATAGGGACTTCCCCTTATATGATCTTTGTATGCCGGAAAAAGGAAGCAGTAGAAGAGGGTAAGTAAGATCAAAATTCCCATCGTGACACCAATCAGCGACATTCGAAGTGCATTATCCACGCTTGTGGTGGTATTTGTTCCGTTGACTACTGACGTGCCGTTGACGCACGCCAGAGACTCGTTCCCTCCCCAAAGAAAAGACATGAAGTGCAGTGAATACAAATCCGGGTGTAAGATATCCCGGACATTgataaaaattgaaaatcatgcagaaaagagacagcctgcaaaaagagaaaagcagATGCAGCAATCCTATAACAAGTCAGCGCAAACAATTCATTTCGGAGAATCATAGGTTGGATTCTCCTGATTCGGATCCACCTGTTGATATGTCGGGTCGTCATAGGCAACGTCATCGACCTGATCAGTCGATGAAAACAGCGGATTTCCTTTGGACACACCAACGTCAGACAAAGAAGACTCACAGGCTTGAATGCTGACAGCTACAAGAAAAGCACTGTAACACAGTCATACACGTATCATACATGTATTCTTATGAACCAAGAACTTTGTTCTCGTCCAGACTTTCCGCTTTGCCGCTGGCATCTTGCGAAGAAACAGGTTCGTCAACTCCATTAGGGGTTACAAGTGCAGAATGCCAAAAGAGGTTACAGCAAACGGATAACGTCATACTCGATTGAGTATCTGAGCTCGCCGTGCGACAGCGGTTGCTGTCTTCGCTGAGATAGAAAATAACTTAGATAAGACAAAGAGCTTATGCCTTAGTTACCTCGTATGATGTAAGTCCGCCTCTAGCCTTCTGCTGCTTTCAGTTGATGAGACTGACCTTGATTCCCGACTAGTCGTCGTTGAAGGGCTGGCGGCGTTTTCAACGGCTCTATTTTCAAATGAAGAATGAGTTTCGTCGGCAGCATTTTGCAACAGAGGAGTTCTTTCAGTAGCGTCTCTGGGAAATGCATTTTGTCTTGACAAATACGGCGTTAGAATGTTGCTGCATATATGATATCGCATACCTTTCCCTTTCGCTGTTCACTTCAACCGGCTCTACCGAGCTGCTGAGGGACGGCTGCTGGTCATTTCCTGTAACAATAAATGTGAAGATGACGCATCAAGTCGGTACAATGAGTACAATCACTTTGTAAATTTCGAATATTCCGAAAGCAATTGCGATAAAACAAAACCGCCTCCTTAAACGTTTGCCTGCAACTCCAACTCCAAAACATATAGAGAAGGGGAGTCAGACCGCTTAATAACGCAAAATCTAATGCAAGAATGAACAACGACTCGTGCTCGGCAAGACTACTATAATCGTCAAAAATAATTATCATTGCCTAAAATACATAAATTCGtcaataatttaattaaatattcgTTGTAGACTTACTGCTAACGGAAGCCACGTAATATAAAAAAGTACAAAAATGCTTAGGAGCATTCTTGTAGCCATCATCTCCCTCAGAGACTGATGAAAAATGTCGATTTGTCTGTTGTTACCTCTTTCAAGCCGCACATCATCTTGTGTTGCAGGCAATTGACTGTTTTGTGTCCTCTTTGCTTGCAGAAGACATCCCAATAGGAGGACGTCAGTCACAAATAGGAAACAAGCAAAACAGAGCAAAAACAATTTCCTCCTataatagaaaataaaacacTCATTAGATAACAAACTACTGTAATATTTAATGATGAATCCGTGTATCTGCTACTGAATCATACCATCCAGTAATGATGAAGAAGCATCCAAGTTGTGAATTAGAATCGCCAATTGAATATGACAAAGACACGAATATGAccaagaaaaatgaaaatataACGATCATCCCCCATATCCACCCCCTGCGAGAGGTTGGTGTGCGTTCCGGTTCGCTTTTCAACTCATACAATAAATAGACTAGTAGTACTGTGTGACGAAAAGGATTCCCTAAACAAATAGTTCCAGTCATAAAAGCAATAGCCTTGTTAGACAGAAGCATATCTGTCGCATCGTTTCCGAAACTAGTCAGTTTGCCCAAAGAAGTTCCAAAAATAACATAATCAAGATATTCGTaaaggaagaaaagcaaATAGGGACTTCCTTTTATATGACCTTTGTATGCCGGAATCAATTTAATTGATGGCAGAGCTCCCCGTATTAGGGTTTGCCTGCTCCATACGGTACGGATGCTTTCATCGCTCCTCGCCTAGCTCTTCCAGTACTCTAATGTCTACTAGAGCGATTAAACTCAAGAAATGGAGCGAGGGATTAGTGtacgaagcgtcgaaggtACAACAATCTCAACGGATTCATTTAGAACAAATCCCGTATGTCGTCGGAAGGGGATGGCGTTTGTCGATGTTTGCGGAGAACGCGGATCGCTTTCACCGTTCGTCCACTAGCGATTCCGGTGCACTGATGTCTTTTTGCCATTTCCGCGCTGTTTCCTATCCCTCAACGCCTT from Oscarella lobularis chromosome 1, ooOscLobu1.1, whole genome shotgun sequence includes these protein-coding regions:
- the LOC136199438 gene encoding uncharacterized protein, translating into MIVIFSFFLVIFVSLSYSIGDSNSQLGCFFIITGWRKLFLLCFACFLFVTDVLLLGCLLQAKRTQNSQLPATQDDVRLERGNNRQIDIFHQSLREMMATRMLLSIFVLFYITWLPLAAMIIIFDDYSSLAEHESLFILALDFALLSGLTPLLYMFWSWSCRQTFKEAVLFYRNCFRNIRNLQRNDQQPSLSSSVEPVEVNSERERQNAFPRDATERTPLLQNAADETHSSFENRAVENAASPSTTTSRESRSVSSTESSRRLEADLHHTSEDSNRCRTASSDTQSSMTLSVCCNLFWHSALVTPNGVDEPVSSQDASGKAESLDENKVLAVSIQACESSLSDVGVSKGNPLFSSTDQVDDVAYDDPTYQQVDPNQENPTYDSPK